In one window of Pseudooceanicola aestuarii DNA:
- a CDS encoding SLC13 family permease, producing MPFLEIGATGQAVLAIGVVVIMFILFVREYYPTEVVAIAGVSLMLALGLLPYDKGLAVLSNPAPWTIAAMFIVMGALVRTGALEEFTRSTERLAERSPGLAVLSLLIFVVFCSAIVSNTPVVVVMIPVFVQLARKLNVVPSRLLMPLSYAAIMGGTLTLIGTSTNLLVDGVARSQGLEPFSIFEVTPIGLVVVAWGALYLGVLGPWILPRRTSMASMLSDRSKMKFFTEAVIPPDSNLIDREVQGVQLFKREGVRLIDVVRGDESLRHDLEGVKLQVGDRVVLRSQITELLSLQRDKSLKRVDQISAVETTTVEALITPGCKMVGRSLGSMRLRRRYGVYALAVHRRNQNIGRQLEDLVVRVGDTLLLEGAPEDIRRLAREMDMVDVATPTARAYRREHAPIAMIALLAIVALAGFGVAPIFLLAVVAVAVVLITRCIDADEAFGFVDGRLLALIFSMLAIGAALEHTGAVTLIAEGLAPWLAGLPPFFVIWAIYLLTSVLTELVSNNAVAVVVTPIAIGIATATGLDPRPLVIAVMIAASASFATPIGYQTNTLIFGPGGYKFSDFLRVGIPLNLTMGLVVSAAIPLIWPM from the coding sequence ATGCCGTTTCTAGAAATCGGCGCCACCGGCCAGGCGGTTCTGGCCATCGGTGTCGTGGTGATCATGTTCATCCTGTTCGTGCGGGAATACTACCCGACCGAAGTCGTCGCCATCGCCGGGGTCAGCCTGATGCTGGCCCTGGGCCTGCTGCCCTATGACAAGGGGCTGGCGGTGCTGTCGAACCCCGCGCCCTGGACCATCGCGGCTATGTTCATCGTGATGGGCGCGCTGGTACGTACTGGCGCGCTGGAGGAATTCACCCGCTCCACCGAACGGCTGGCCGAGCGCAGTCCCGGCCTGGCGGTGCTGTCCTTGCTGATCTTCGTGGTTTTCTGCTCCGCCATCGTGTCCAACACGCCGGTGGTGGTGGTGATGATCCCGGTGTTCGTTCAACTGGCACGGAAGCTGAACGTCGTGCCATCGCGTCTGCTGATGCCGCTGTCCTATGCCGCGATCATGGGCGGTACGCTGACCCTGATCGGCACCTCGACCAATTTGCTGGTGGACGGCGTGGCGCGCAGCCAGGGGCTTGAACCGTTTTCCATTTTCGAGGTGACGCCGATCGGGCTGGTGGTGGTGGCCTGGGGCGCGCTCTACCTCGGAGTGCTGGGGCCCTGGATCCTGCCGCGCCGGACGTCCATGGCCTCCATGCTGTCGGACCGGTCCAAGATGAAGTTCTTCACGGAGGCGGTGATCCCCCCCGACAGCAATCTGATCGACCGCGAAGTTCAGGGCGTGCAGTTGTTCAAACGCGAAGGCGTGCGCCTGATCGACGTCGTACGCGGCGACGAATCGCTGCGCCACGACCTGGAAGGGGTGAAGCTTCAGGTGGGGGACCGCGTGGTTCTGCGCAGCCAGATCACCGAATTGCTGTCCCTGCAACGCGACAAGAGCCTGAAGCGCGTCGACCAGATCTCCGCCGTGGAGACGACGACGGTCGAAGCGCTGATCACCCCGGGCTGCAAGATGGTCGGGCGGTCTCTCGGCTCCATGCGGTTGCGGCGGCGCTACGGCGTCTATGCGCTTGCGGTACACCGGCGCAATCAGAACATCGGCCGCCAGCTCGAAGACCTGGTGGTCCGCGTCGGCGATACCCTGCTGCTGGAAGGCGCCCCGGAGGACATTCGCCGCCTGGCGCGGGAAATGGACATGGTCGACGTCGCTACCCCTACCGCGCGCGCCTATCGTCGCGAACATGCGCCTATCGCCATGATCGCGCTGTTGGCCATCGTGGCGCTGGCAGGATTCGGCGTGGCACCGATCTTTCTGCTGGCGGTGGTGGCGGTTGCGGTGGTGCTGATCACCCGTTGCATCGACGCGGACGAGGCTTTCGGCTTTGTCGATGGGCGCCTTCTGGCGCTGATCTTCTCCATGCTGGCGATCGGCGCGGCGCTGGAACATACCGGCGCGGTAACCCTCATCGCCGAGGGGCTGGCCCCCTGGCTGGCCGGGCTGCCGCCGTTCTTCGTGATCTGGGCGATATACCTGCTGACTTCGGTGTTGACCGAACTGGTATCCAACAACGCGGTGGCCGTGGTTGTCACCCCGATCGCCATCGGCATCGCCACGGCGACGGGATTGGATCCCCGGCCGCTGGTGATCGCGGTGATGATCGCCGCATCGGCCAGCTTTGCCACGCCCATCGGCTACCAGACGAACACTCTGATCTTCGGGCCGGGGGGGTACAAATTCTCGGATTTTCTGCGGGTGGGCATTCCGCTGAACCTGACCATGGGTCTGGTCGTCTCGGCCGCGATCCCGCTGATCTGGCCGATGTAG
- a CDS encoding H-type lectin domain-containing protein, with product MKRLRNHYIGVEEGDNVLFSDFQDGGDMWTGTGPRERRRRVTFSESFRTIPVVQCALSMWDIDSATNQRVDLSAEAIDVGGFDIVFRTWGDTRVARARVRWMAFGELRHADEWDLY from the coding sequence ATGAAAAGACTACGCAATCACTACATCGGCGTTGAAGAGGGCGACAATGTCCTTTTCTCGGACTTTCAGGACGGCGGTGACATGTGGACCGGGACAGGTCCGCGCGAACGCCGGCGCAGGGTCACGTTTTCCGAGAGCTTCCGCACCATTCCCGTGGTGCAATGCGCCCTGTCGATGTGGGATATCGACAGCGCCACCAACCAGCGCGTGGATCTCTCTGCCGAGGCCATCGACGTGGGCGGGTTCGACATCGTGTTCCGCACCTGGGGCGACACGCGGGTCGCCCGCGCGCGCGTCCGCTGGATGGCATTTGGCGAATTGCGCCATGCAGATGAATGGGATCTGTACTGA
- the gatA gene encoding Asp-tRNA(Asn)/Glu-tRNA(Gln) amidotransferase subunit GatA encodes MTDLNKLTIAEARDALRRGDVTSTALTEACLTAIEGAATLNAFVHRTPDIALERARAADARLAGGDAPAMCGIPVGIKDLFCTKGVASQAGSRILEGFRPEYESTVSQNLADDGAVMLGKLNMDEFAMGSSNETSVYGNAVNPWKREDGTDLTPGGSSGGSAAAVAADLCLAATGTDTGGSIRQPAAFTGTVGIKPTYGRCSRWGVVAFASSLDQAGPMTKTVRDAAIMLESMCSHDPMDSTSADIPVPDFEAMLTGDIKGKTIGIPREYRLDGMPAEIDQLWTRGKEMLADAGAKIVDISLPHTKYALPAYYVIAPAEASSNLARYDGVKYGHRAKLAAGDGINDMYEKTRAEGFGAEVQRRVMVGTYVLSAGFYDAYYNRARKVRTLIKKDFDDAFAQGVEAILTPATPSPAFGLGEMADADPVQMYLNDVFTVTVNLAGLPGIAVPAGLDAQGLPLGLQLIGRPWEEGELLNTAYALEAAAGFVAKPGKWW; translated from the coding sequence ATGACTGACCTGAACAAGCTGACCATTGCCGAGGCCCGCGACGCGCTGCGCCGGGGCGACGTGACCTCCACCGCCCTGACGGAGGCCTGCCTGACCGCGATCGAAGGCGCCGCCACGCTGAATGCCTTTGTCCACCGCACGCCCGATATCGCGCTGGAGCGGGCCCGCGCCGCCGATGCGCGGCTGGCCGGGGGCGATGCGCCCGCCATGTGCGGCATCCCGGTGGGGATCAAGGATCTGTTCTGCACCAAGGGCGTTGCCTCGCAGGCGGGCAGCCGGATTCTCGAAGGGTTCCGCCCCGAATACGAATCCACCGTCAGCCAGAACCTGGCCGATGATGGTGCCGTCATGTTGGGGAAACTCAACATGGACGAATTCGCCATGGGATCGTCGAACGAGACGTCGGTTTATGGCAACGCGGTCAACCCGTGGAAACGTGAGGACGGCACCGACCTGACGCCCGGCGGTTCCTCCGGTGGCTCTGCCGCTGCGGTGGCGGCGGATCTGTGCCTTGCCGCGACGGGCACCGATACCGGCGGCTCGATCCGCCAGCCTGCCGCCTTTACCGGCACCGTGGGGATCAAGCCGACCTATGGCCGCTGCTCCCGCTGGGGTGTCGTGGCGTTTGCCTCGTCGCTGGATCAGGCCGGGCCGATGACCAAGACGGTGCGCGATGCGGCGATCATGCTGGAAAGCATGTGCTCCCACGATCCGATGGATTCGACCTCGGCCGATATTCCCGTTCCCGATTTCGAGGCGATGCTGACCGGCGACATCAAGGGCAAGACCATCGGCATTCCGCGCGAATACCGTCTGGATGGCATGCCTGCGGAGATCGACCAGTTGTGGACCCGTGGCAAGGAGATGCTGGCCGATGCGGGGGCGAAGATCGTCGATATCTCGCTGCCGCATACGAAATACGCGCTGCCCGCCTATTACGTCATCGCCCCGGCAGAGGCATCGTCGAACCTGGCGCGCTACGACGGGGTGAAATACGGCCACCGCGCCAAGCTGGCGGCTGGTGACGGCATCAATGACATGTATGAAAAGACCCGCGCCGAAGGCTTCGGCGCCGAGGTTCAGCGCCGTGTCATGGTCGGTACCTACGTGCTGTCGGCGGGGTTCTATGACGCCTATTACAACCGTGCCCGCAAGGTCCGCACTCTGATCAAGAAGGATTTCGACGATGCCTTCGCCCAGGGTGTCGAGGCGATCCTGACCCCGGCCACCCCCTCGCCCGCGTTCGGGCTGGGGGAGATGGCGGATGCCGATCCGGTGCAGATGTACCTGAACGACGTCTTCACCGTGACGGTGAACCTGGCCGGTCTGCCCGGCATCGCGGTGCCGGCGGGACTGGACGCGCAGGGCCTGCCGCTGGGCCTGCAACTGATCGGGCGCCCCTGGGAAGAGGGCGAGTTGCTGAACACCGCCTATGCCCTGGAAGCCGCCGCCGGCTTTGTGGCGAAGCCCGGAAAATGGTGGTAG
- a CDS encoding NAD+ synthase, whose amino-acid sequence MADSFRITLAQLNPVVGDIAGNAAQARAAWEAGRDAGADLVALTEMFITGYNTQDLVEKPVFHQTAIAALEQLARECADGPALAIGGPHVEGASLYNALYILKGGQVTHRALKHNLPNETVFDEVRIFDAGPLGGPYAVDGVRIGSPVCEDAWHPEVAETLEETGAEFLLVPNGSPYYRGKFETRLNHMVARVVETGLPLIYLNMVGGQDDQVFDGGSFALNPGGEIAMQMPVFETGLRHIDLVRGAEGWRITPQEITAHPDEWEQDYRAMVLSLRDYLGKTGFTKVLLGLSGGIDSAIVATIAADAIGPQNVRCVMLPSEYTSSASLEDAEAVARALGCRYDYVPIAQGRQAITATLAPLFEGTEPDLTEENIQSRLRGLLLMALSNKFGEMLLTTGNKSEVAVGYATIYGDMAGGYNPIKDLYKTRVFEQCRWRNANHRPWMMATAGEVIPARVISKPPSAELREDQKDSDSLPDYPVLDAILEMLVDQDASVADCVAAGHDADVVKKVERLIYLSEYKRFQSAPGTRLTKGAFWLDRRYPIVNRWRDPG is encoded by the coding sequence ATGGCTGACAGTTTTCGCATCACGCTGGCACAACTGAACCCCGTCGTGGGCGATATCGCGGGCAATGCCGCCCAGGCCCGCGCCGCCTGGGAGGCCGGGCGTGACGCCGGGGCCGACCTGGTGGCCCTGACGGAAATGTTCATCACCGGCTACAACACGCAGGACCTGGTGGAAAAGCCGGTCTTTCATCAGACGGCCATCGCCGCGCTGGAGCAACTGGCGCGCGAATGTGCGGACGGACCGGCACTGGCCATCGGCGGGCCGCATGTCGAAGGGGCCTCTCTCTACAATGCGCTGTATATTCTCAAGGGCGGGCAGGTGACGCACCGTGCGTTGAAGCATAACCTGCCCAACGAGACGGTGTTCGACGAGGTTCGCATCTTTGACGCCGGCCCCTTGGGCGGGCCTTATGCGGTGGACGGCGTGCGCATCGGATCGCCTGTCTGCGAAGATGCCTGGCACCCGGAAGTCGCCGAAACGCTGGAGGAAACCGGCGCGGAATTCCTGCTGGTGCCCAACGGATCACCCTATTATCGCGGCAAGTTCGAGACCCGGTTGAACCACATGGTGGCCCGCGTGGTGGAGACGGGGCTGCCGCTGATCTACCTGAACATGGTGGGCGGTCAGGATGATCAGGTCTTTGACGGCGGCAGCTTCGCGCTGAACCCCGGCGGTGAGATTGCGATGCAGATGCCCGTGTTCGAAACCGGTCTGCGCCACATCGACCTGGTGCGCGGGGCCGAAGGTTGGCGCATCACCCCGCAGGAGATCACCGCCCATCCCGACGAATGGGAGCAGGATTACCGCGCCATGGTCCTGTCCCTGCGTGATTACCTGGGCAAGACAGGGTTTACCAAGGTGCTGCTGGGCCTGTCGGGGGGGATCGATTCGGCCATCGTGGCCACCATTGCCGCCGACGCCATCGGGCCACAGAACGTGCGCTGCGTGATGCTGCCGTCGGAATACACCTCCTCCGCCTCGCTGGAGGATGCGGAGGCCGTCGCTCGTGCCCTGGGCTGCCGCTACGATTACGTGCCCATCGCGCAGGGCCGGCAGGCGATCACCGCCACGCTGGCCCCGCTGTTCGAAGGCACCGAACCCGACCTGACCGAGGAAAACATCCAGTCCCGCCTGCGTGGGCTTCTGCTGATGGCGCTGTCCAACAAGTTCGGCGAGATGCTGCTGACCACCGGCAACAAGTCCGAAGTCGCGGTCGGCTATGCCACGATCTACGGCGACATGGCGGGCGGCTACAATCCGATCAAGGATCTTTACAAAACTCGCGTGTTCGAACAATGCCGCTGGCGCAATGCCAATCACCGGCCCTGGATGATGGCCACGGCGGGCGAGGTCATTCCCGCACGGGTGATTTCCAAGCCACCCTCGGCGGAGTTGCGGGAGGATCAGAAGGACAGTGATTCGCTGCCCGATTACCCGGTGCTGGACGCGATCCTGGAGATGCTGGTGGATCAGGATGCCTCTGTCGCGGATTGCGTGGCGGCGGGGCATGACGCGGATGTGGTGAAAAAGGTCGAGCGGCTGATCTATCTCAGCGAATACAAGCGTTTCCAATCCGCGCCCGGCACCCGGCTGACCAAGGGCGCCTTCTGGCTGGATCGGCGGTATCCCATCGTGAACCGCTGGCGCGATCCGGGCTAG
- a CDS encoding MORN repeat-containing protein: MAPRATPLIQAALWAALTATPVLSQNSQVQTKQYDDGGIYEGTFQDGLQHGTGTYRLPNGYEYTGDWVEGEIRGQGRARFPNGSVYEGEFAKGKPDGIGKIVFSDGGTYEGEWAEGKIMGQGVANYANDVRYEGGFRNAMHHGRGTMESPSGYVYEGDWVNGVKEGQGKITYPDGAVYEGAITRGEREGEGTLTMPDGLIYSGTWSNGQINGNGRLTQPNGDIYEGELAEGQRQGQGKVTYANGDVYDGEFQDDKRHGQGTFVGTDGYRYEGAWLDGQIAGEGTVTYPDGSVYVGTFSGDLADGTGKITYPDGSTYEGQWVAGVIEGEGTATYPNGLTYKGNFKNARNHGFGVMTYDDGYTYEGNWVEGEREGQGKATYPDGTVYEGDFAGGQRHGQGRITMPDGFSYEGAWQDGEISGEGMATYANGDTYRGMFQDGRRQGDGTMTYASGETASGDWTNGVLDEQVDGAEDGTEADADEPTGSE; this comes from the coding sequence ATGGCACCGCGCGCCACACCATTGATCCAGGCCGCCCTCTGGGCCGCTTTGACCGCGACCCCCGTCCTGTCGCAGAACAGCCAGGTCCAGACCAAGCAATATGACGACGGGGGCATCTACGAAGGCACGTTCCAGGACGGGCTGCAACATGGCACCGGCACCTACCGGCTGCCCAACGGATATGAATATACCGGCGACTGGGTTGAGGGGGAGATCCGCGGCCAGGGTCGCGCCCGGTTCCCGAACGGATCGGTCTACGAAGGCGAATTCGCCAAGGGCAAGCCGGACGGCATCGGCAAGATCGTGTTCTCCGACGGCGGCACCTACGAAGGGGAATGGGCCGAAGGCAAGATCATGGGCCAGGGCGTGGCCAATTACGCCAACGACGTCCGCTACGAAGGTGGGTTCCGCAATGCCATGCACCACGGGCGCGGCACGATGGAAAGCCCGTCGGGCTATGTCTACGAAGGCGATTGGGTCAACGGCGTCAAGGAAGGCCAGGGCAAGATCACCTATCCCGACGGCGCCGTCTACGAGGGCGCCATCACCCGTGGCGAGCGGGAAGGTGAAGGCACCCTGACCATGCCCGACGGGCTGATCTATTCCGGCACCTGGTCGAACGGGCAGATCAACGGCAACGGCCGCCTGACCCAGCCCAACGGCGACATCTACGAAGGCGAGCTGGCCGAGGGTCAGCGCCAGGGCCAGGGCAAGGTCACCTACGCCAATGGCGACGTCTACGACGGGGAATTCCAGGACGACAAGCGCCACGGCCAGGGTACCTTTGTCGGCACCGACGGCTACCGCTACGAGGGCGCCTGGCTCGACGGTCAGATCGCCGGCGAGGGCACGGTCACCTATCCCGACGGCTCCGTCTACGTGGGCACATTCAGTGGCGATCTGGCTGATGGCACGGGGAAGATCACCTATCCCGACGGCTCGACCTACGAAGGGCAATGGGTCGCCGGCGTGATCGAGGGCGAAGGCACTGCCACCTACCCCAACGGACTGACCTACAAGGGAAATTTCAAGAACGCGCGCAACCATGGCTTTGGCGTCATGACCTATGACGACGGCTACACCTACGAAGGCAACTGGGTCGAAGGCGAGCGCGAGGGCCAGGGGAAGGCCACCTATCCGGACGGCACTGTTTACGAGGGCGACTTCGCCGGCGGCCAGCGCCACGGCCAGGGCCGGATCACAATGCCCGACGGCTTCTCCTACGAAGGCGCCTGGCAGGATGGTGAAATCTCGGGCGAGGGCATGGCCACCTACGCCAATGGCGACACCTATCGCGGCATGTTCCAGGACGGGCGGCGCCAGGGCGACGGCACGATGACCTACGCCAGCGGAGAAACAGCCTCCGGCGACTGGACCAACGGCGTGCTGGACGAACAGGTGGACGGCGCCGAAGATGGGACGGAGGCCGACGCCGACGAACCCACCGGGAGCGAATAA
- a CDS encoding ceramidase domain-containing protein: MDWTAQVDGYCERMAPGLWAEPWNAVTNLAFIVAAVIMWRRCRGMPMGQGLAAVLFMIGLGSGLFHTLATRWAGVADVLPILGFVLLYIFAANRDFWRLRVWPALILTVLYIPYTATLAPVFAQVPGIGNSAAYAPLPVLILVYAALLFRRAPELARGLAIGAGLLILSIAARAADGPTCAATAGQGTHFLWHLLNALMLGWMIEVWRRHALQQGQGGAKPVRDH, encoded by the coding sequence ATGGACTGGACCGCGCAGGTGGATGGCTATTGCGAGCGGATGGCGCCGGGCCTCTGGGCGGAGCCCTGGAATGCCGTGACCAACCTGGCCTTCATCGTCGCCGCCGTCATCATGTGGCGCCGCTGTCGGGGGATGCCGATGGGGCAGGGGCTGGCGGCTGTGCTGTTCATGATCGGCCTCGGCTCGGGCCTGTTCCACACGTTGGCGACCCGCTGGGCGGGGGTGGCGGACGTGCTGCCGATCCTGGGGTTTGTGCTGCTGTACATCTTTGCCGCGAATCGCGATTTCTGGCGGCTGCGGGTCTGGCCCGCGTTGATACTGACGGTGCTCTATATTCCCTACACCGCCACGCTGGCGCCGGTGTTCGCCCAGGTTCCGGGGATCGGCAACTCGGCGGCCTATGCGCCGCTGCCGGTGCTCATCCTCGTCTATGCGGCGTTGTTGTTCCGCCGCGCGCCGGAACTGGCGCGGGGTTTGGCGATTGGCGCGGGCCTTCTAATCCTGTCGATCGCGGCGCGGGCGGCGGATGGTCCGACCTGTGCGGCGACGGCGGGGCAGGGGACGCATTTCCTGTGGCACCTGCTGAATGCGCTGATGCTGGGCTGGATGATCGAGGTCTGGCGGCGCCACGCCTTGCAGCAGGGCCAAGGCGGCGCTAAACCCGTGCGCGATCACTGA
- a CDS encoding TIGR00282 family metallophosphoesterase: MRILFLGDVMGRAGRHAVSEKLPALREAWKLDFVVVNGENASNGAGLTGDHAKLLLEAGADCVTLGDHAFDQRDMLQFIGTEPRVIRPVNFAKDAPGRGFRVFDAPGGRKVLVAQILGQVFMKRPFDDPFSGIEPVLKSHPPGGMVQAAIIDVHCEATSEKMAMGHWCDGRASLVVGTHTHVPTADAQILDKGTAYLTDAGMCGDYDSVIGMEKGEPMRRFVTGMPKGRFTPAAGAATLSGVYIETDDRTGRATRVEMVRQGGRLAQAGP; this comes from the coding sequence ATGAGAATTTTGTTCCTCGGCGATGTGATGGGGCGTGCCGGACGGCACGCTGTGTCAGAGAAGCTTCCCGCCCTTCGGGAGGCGTGGAAACTGGATTTTGTGGTCGTCAACGGCGAGAACGCCAGCAACGGCGCGGGGCTGACCGGCGATCACGCCAAGCTGCTGCTGGAGGCGGGCGCCGATTGCGTCACGCTGGGCGATCACGCCTTTGACCAGCGCGACATGCTGCAATTCATCGGCACGGAGCCGCGTGTGATCCGCCCGGTGAACTTCGCCAAGGATGCGCCGGGCCGTGGCTTTCGGGTGTTCGACGCCCCCGGCGGGCGCAAGGTGCTGGTGGCGCAGATCCTGGGCCAGGTGTTCATGAAACGCCCCTTCGACGATCCGTTTTCGGGGATCGAGCCGGTGCTGAAGTCCCATCCGCCCGGCGGCATGGTGCAGGCCGCGATCATCGATGTGCATTGCGAGGCGACCTCTGAAAAGATGGCCATGGGTCATTGGTGCGACGGCCGCGCCAGCCTGGTGGTCGGCACCCACACCCATGTGCCCACCGCCGATGCGCAGATCCTGGACAAGGGCACCGCCTACCTGACGGATGCCGGCATGTGCGGCGATTACGACAGCGTCATCGGCATGGAAAAGGGAGAGCCGATGCGGCGTTTCGTGACCGGGATGCCCAAGGGCCGGTTCACCCCCGCAGCGGGAGCGGCCACGCTGTCCGGTGTCTATATCGAGACGGATGACCGCACCGGCCGCGCCACCCGTGTGGAAATGGTGCGCCAGGGCGGACGCCTGGCCCAGGCCGGTCCCTGA
- a CDS encoding N-acetylmuramoyl-L-alanine amidase, producing MGVTPRWQASPNVGDRRGGARPDIVVLHHTAMNTAEAALQRLCDPGPPGDLSPVSCHYLIAEDGRLWQMVREDARAWHAGAGQWGDVVDVNSRSIGVELANPSSHPFPEPQMQVLEALLAEVLARWSIPPERVIGHSDMAPLRKVDPGPRFDWRRLARLGLSVWPDIAPVDPGDGADPSALTADLRRFGYRIPQGATEEAVLGAFRLRFNPAGRGGPTAREAALARALATRFPAAEG from the coding sequence ATGGGCGTGACGCCGCGCTGGCAGGCCTCGCCCAATGTCGGGGACAGGCGCGGGGGCGCGCGCCCCGATATCGTGGTCCTGCACCATACCGCCATGAATACTGCGGAGGCCGCGTTGCAGCGCCTCTGCGATCCCGGCCCCCCCGGTGATCTCTCCCCCGTCTCCTGCCATTATCTGATCGCCGAGGATGGGCGCCTGTGGCAGATGGTCAGGGAAGATGCCCGTGCCTGGCATGCCGGGGCAGGGCAATGGGGCGATGTGGTGGATGTGAATTCCCGATCCATCGGGGTGGAGCTGGCGAACCCCTCATCTCACCCCTTTCCCGAGCCGCAGATGCAGGTGCTGGAGGCGCTGCTGGCCGAGGTTCTGGCGCGGTGGTCGATTCCGCCGGAACGGGTGATCGGTCATTCTGACATGGCCCCCCTGCGCAAGGTCGATCCCGGCCCCCGGTTCGACTGGCGGCGATTGGCGCGGCTGGGCCTGTCCGTCTGGCCCGATATCGCGCCGGTCGATCCTGGCGATGGCGCGGACCCGTCGGCCCTGACGGCGGATCTGCGCCGGTTCGGCTATCGCATTCCCCAGGGCGCGACCGAGGAGGCGGTGCTGGGCGCCTTTCGCCTGCGGTTCAACCCTGCCGGTCGCGGTGGCCCGACCGCGCGGGAGGCGGCGCTGGCCCGCGCCCTGGCCACCCGTTTTCCGGCCGCCGAGGGCTAG
- a CDS encoding metal-dependent hydrolase, which translates to MKITWLGHSSFRIEIAGQVLLLDPFLGDNPSFPDDRRAEALEGVTHILLSHGHGDHVADTVAVAQETGAPVSGMVELMGWLDSKGVENTTGFNKGGTIQIGEVAVTMVHAVHSSSSPDGGYAGGESGFMIAGEGHTIYFTGDTDVMADMKVFNDLHQPDIGLLCSGGHFTMDMRRAAYAAKTFFDFKTVIPCHYKTFPLLEQSAQELIDALPGVNVIEAEVMEPVTI; encoded by the coding sequence ATGAAGATTACATGGCTGGGCCATTCGAGTTTCCGGATCGAGATCGCGGGGCAGGTGCTGCTGCTGGATCCGTTCCTGGGCGACAACCCGTCCTTTCCCGACGATCGGCGGGCCGAGGCGCTGGAGGGCGTGACCCATATCCTGCTGTCCCACGGCCATGGCGATCACGTCGCCGACACGGTGGCCGTCGCGCAGGAAACCGGCGCGCCCGTGTCGGGCATGGTCGAGCTGATGGGCTGGCTGGACTCGAAGGGGGTGGAGAACACCACCGGCTTCAACAAGGGCGGAACGATCCAGATCGGCGAGGTGGCGGTGACGATGGTGCATGCGGTGCATTCGTCCTCTTCTCCCGACGGGGGCTATGCGGGCGGCGAAAGCGGGTTCATGATCGCAGGCGAAGGACACACGATCTACTTCACCGGCGACACCGACGTGATGGCCGACATGAAAGTGTTCAACGATCTGCATCAACCGGATATCGGGCTGCTGTGTTCCGGCGGGCATTTCACCATGGACATGCGGCGCGCGGCCTATGCGGCGAAAACCTTCTTTGATTTCAAGACGGTGATCCCCTGCCATTACAAGACCTTCCCGCTGCTGGAGCAAAGCGCGCAGGAATTGATCGACGCCCTGCCCGGCGTCAACGTGATCGAGGCGGAAGTGATGGAACCGGTGACCATCTGA
- a CDS encoding YebC/PmpR family DNA-binding transcriptional regulator — translation MAGHSKWANIQHRKGRQDAARSKLFSKLSKEITVAAKMGDPDPEKNPRLRLAVKEAKSNSVPKDVIERAIKKSQGGDGDEYEEIRYEGYGPNGVAIIVEAMTDNRNRTASSVRSTFSKNGGNLGETGSVGFMFERKGEVIYPSDAGDADTVMMAAIEAGAEDVDSSEDGHIIYCADTDLNDVSTALEGELGESTSTKLIWKPVTTTEMDLENMQKLMKLLDALEDDDDVQRVTSNFEASDEVMEQL, via the coding sequence ATGGCAGGCCATTCAAAATGGGCGAACATCCAGCACCGCAAGGGGCGCCAGGATGCCGCGCGGTCGAAACTTTTTTCCAAGCTCTCGAAGGAGATCACGGTGGCCGCCAAGATGGGCGACCCCGACCCCGAAAAGAACCCCCGCCTGCGCCTCGCGGTAAAGGAGGCGAAATCGAACTCCGTGCCCAAGGACGTGATCGAACGCGCGATCAAGAAATCACAGGGCGGCGATGGCGATGAATACGAGGAAATCCGCTATGAGGGCTACGGCCCCAACGGCGTGGCGATCATTGTCGAGGCAATGACCGACAACCGCAACCGAACGGCGTCCAGCGTCCGCTCCACCTTCTCCAAGAACGGAGGGAACCTGGGTGAAACCGGCTCTGTCGGGTTCATGTTCGAACGCAAGGGAGAGGTCATCTACCCTTCTGATGCGGGCGACGCCGATACGGTGATGATGGCCGCGATCGAGGCGGGTGCCGAGGATGTCGACAGTTCCGAGGACGGACATATCATCTATTGCGCCGACACCGACCTGAATGACGTTTCCACCGCGCTGGAGGGGGAACTGGGCGAAAGCACCTCGACCAAGCTGATCTGGAAACCCGTCACCACCACGGAAATGGACCTGGAGAACATGCAGAAGCTGATGAAGCTGCTGGATGCGCTGGAAGACGACGACGACGTGCAGCGCGTTACCTCCAATTTCGAAGCCTCCGACGAGGTGATGGAACAGCTCTGA
- the gatC gene encoding Asp-tRNA(Asn)/Glu-tRNA(Gln) amidotransferase subunit GatC yields the protein MSIDQSTAARVAHLARIKVEESDLPALAEEFNRILGFIEQLNEVDVEGVEPMTSVSPMRLKRREDVVTAGGHAAEVLANAPDAREGFFAVPKVVE from the coding sequence ATGTCGATTGACCAGAGCACCGCCGCGCGCGTGGCCCACCTTGCCCGTATCAAGGTGGAGGAGAGCGACCTTCCCGCATTGGCCGAGGAGTTCAACCGCATCCTCGGGTTCATCGAGCAGCTGAACGAGGTGGATGTCGAGGGCGTGGAGCCCATGACCTCCGTCAGCCCGATGCGGCTGAAGCGGCGCGAGGACGTCGTGACCGCCGGTGGCCATGCCGCCGAGGTTCTGGCCAACGCCCCCGACGCCCGCGAAGGGTTCTTTGCCGTGCCGAAAGTGGTGGAATGA